From a region of the Eretmochelys imbricata isolate rEreImb1 chromosome 6, rEreImb1.hap1, whole genome shotgun sequence genome:
- the PIDD1 gene encoding p53-induced death domain-containing protein 1 isoform X1: MAELPEVGAALGEGSLETAALEGCRLAGNRLNLDVYPDGCHQFLKLFEKRREEVAQVEFLRLNCNEALIDSTLGSLPVLKCLKSLVLKGGHAKDEFGACQQGSLTTLPQDFRNLLCLTHLDLSFNSFSRLPSCVTDLASLRVLLVCHNSLVGLPEDFGRLSKLTFFSAMKNQLRDLPRSIGELAALQRLDLSENALQSLPDEIGSLYNCLELDLSGNQLVGVPGSLANLRSLQQLRLHSNLLVTVPASLASLPNLSRLDLQNNRLRSIPPEIQSSPFVHLRGNPLGEPEIPLQSDESSSGELGRVFLVSSDDSFTVTPNGCKVILACGIQFYFPPGAATSSVTIHFQTLSPDPRWVKLRHHDILLSEVLELWPHGVEFQQEVQIWMPYTSPQTQREREVVVRTFNGQSWSDLQTKVERRGKPKKHMACCSIPHFSWFLVVSRLVENKCSVPSAGTLLFSTVDPSIKVTFPPGVTEETRSITLQVLPVSAEELAEITEDPQSRASPLLCLSQNSTVDFLRPVKIQLPLPPGVTGLTLDRSRLHLLHGNLQAQTWDDITNQVVLEFTHLYARFEVTHFSWYWLWYTTKTYIGGIARKVYERLRLYQVNFIALQRKKDPEQVLLQCVPKHKVDPVLGKLHDRYQGPEPSDIVELFEGEQFFAAFERGINIDADRPDCVDGRISFIFYSHLKNMKEIYVTAEVDRKGQAVKGQVSFYRGEVPDNVPEDATKKRKGPDSHWLATLPIKLPKLKSRSGEHSEPKNGFSFPPLNLGNAETGYLTQANLLGIAGRIGADWQTIGLNLGLPYQQIERIGYNHREDLDSQILNMLFSWAQQNSDDQNCVEKLITAMKESGRQDVADEIETVIELGRQKYRASIRRVGLDQESSAEDSTIAMV, from the exons GTGGGCATGCCAAGGATGAATTCGGTGCTTGTCAACAGGGTTCCCTGACAACCTTGCCACAAGATTTTAGGAATCTACTGTGTCTCACGCATCTGGATCTCAGCTTTAATAGCTTCTCCAGGTTGCCCAGCTGCGTCACTGACCTTGCCAGCCTCCGTGTACTCTTGGTGTGCCACAACAGCCTGGTGGGGCTGCCTGAAGACTTCGGCCGGCTCAGTAAACTGACTTTCTTCTCTGCCATGAAAAACCAGCTCCGGGATCTGCCACGGAGCATTGGGGAGCTGGCAGCGCTGCAGAGACTGGACCTGTCTGAAAACGCCCTGCAATCGCTTCCCGACGAGATCGGGAGTCTGTATAACTGCCTGGAGCTGGATCTCTCAGGGAATCAATTGGTGGGCGTCCCTGGCTCCCTTG CCAATTTGCGATCTCTGCAGCAGCTGCGTCTTCACAGCAATCTCCTGGTGACTGTCCCTGCATCCCTCGCCAGCCTCCCCAACTTGTCCAGGCTTGACTTGCAGAACAACAGGCTACGCTCCATCCCCCCCGAGATCCAGAGCTCTCCCTTCGTGCACCTGCGGGGCAATCCTTTAGGAGAACCTGAGATCCCCCTGCAATCTG ATGAATCCAGCTCAGGAGAGCTAGGAAGAGTGTTCCTTGTATCCAGTGATGACAG CTTTACTGTGACCCCCAACGGCTGCAAAGTCATCCTGGCCTGCGGCATCCAGTTTTACTTCCCCCCGGGTGCTGCCACCTCCTCAGTAACAATCCATTTCCAAACGCTCTCGCCTGACCCACGgtgggtgaaactgaggcaccatGACATCCTGCTGAGTGAAGTCCTGGAGCTGTGGCCTCACGGGGTTGAGTTCCAGCAG GAGGTGCAGATCTGGATGCCTTACACCTCCCCTCAAACGCAGCGTGAGCGAGAGGTGGTAGTTCGGACCTTCAATGGGCAGAGCTGGAGCGACCTGCAAACCAAGGTGGAGCGGAGAGGAAAGCCGAAG AAGCACATGGCTTGCTGTAGCATCCCCCACTTCTCCTGGTTCCTGGTCGTCTCTCGGCTCGTGGAGAATAAATGTAGTGTCCCATCAGCGGGGACTTTGCTCTTTTCCACTGTGGATCCAAGCATCAAAGTGACCTTCCCTCCTGGAGTCACAGAGGAGACTCGGAGCATCACattgcag GTGTTGCCAGTGTCGGCAGAGGAGTTGGCAGAGATCACTGAGGATCCACAGTCCAgagccagtcccctgctctgcctctcccagaactccactgTGGATTTCCTCAGGCCAGTTAAAATTCAGCTTCCGCTACCTCCAGGGGTCACAG GTCTCACCCTAGATCGCTCCAGGCTGCATCTTCTTCACGGCAACCTGCAAGCCCAAACCTGGGATGACATCACCAATCAGGTGGTGCTGGAGTTCACCCACCTCTACGCGCGGTTTGAAGTCACCCACTTCTCCTG GTACTGGCTGTGGTATACTACGAAGACCTACATCGGTGGCATCGCCAGGAAGGTGTACGAGAGGCTACGCTTGTACCAGGTGAATTTCATAGCGCTGCAGAGGAAGAAGGACCCCGAGCAAGTCTTGCTGCAGTGTGTCCCTAAGCACAAG GTCGATCCTGTTCTGGGAAAGCTTCATGACCGCTACCAGGGCCCGGAGCCCTCTGACATTGTGGAGTTGTTTGAGGGAGAGCAGTTCTTTGCAGCCTTCGAGCGAGGCATCAACATCGATGCCG ACCGCCCAGACTGCGTGGATGGACGGATCTCCTTCATCTTTTACTCCCACTTGAAGAACATGAAGGAAATCTATGTGACTGCTGAAGTGGACAGGAAAGGCCAAGCTGTGAAAGGGCAG GTCTCCTTCTATCGTGGCGAAGTTCCAGACAATGTCCCTGAAGATGCCACCAAGAAGAGGAAAGGGCCCGATTCCCACTGGCTGGCTACTCTGCCAATCAAACTGCCT AAACTGAAATCCCGCTCAGGTGAGCATTCAGAGCCCAAGAATggcttctccttccctcctctgaACCTGGGGAATGCCGAGACCGGCTACCTGACACAAGCTAATCTACTTGGCATTGCTGGGCGCATTGGAGCTGACTGGCAAACCATTGGCTTGAACCTGGGGCTACCCTATCAGCAGATAGAACGAATAGGATACAACCACAG GGAGGACCTGGATAGTCAGATCCTGAACATGCTCTTCTCCTGGGCTCAGCAAAACTCTGACGACCAAAACTGCGTGGAGAAGCTGATCACAGCCATGAAGGAGAGCGGCCGCCAGGACGTTGCAGACGAGATTGAAACTGTCATCGAACTGGGAAGGCAGAAATACAGGGCGTCCATCCGCCGGGTGGGCCTGGACCAGGAGAGCAGCGCTGAAGACTCCACAATAGCCATGGTGTAG